The Desulfoscipio gibsoniae DSM 7213 genome contains a region encoding:
- a CDS encoding respiratory nitrate reductase subunit gamma has protein sequence MKLLIGQILPYITVTLFTLGILYRLGRWAGARIVHNITLSPWLQTNGQVAVRIGSEAFLFRNLFRFDKALWAGALLMHFALLNIIGGHIVGFGTLGEEFAMIPGLGITPELSVEMSDLLGSVFGILLFVALLYLLYRRFALENVKLVTKPSDNLWLIYLLVLVGIGNIMRFVPAYHIHYELVYEYMAALILFQPVVHMELLESGFFLAHYLLVQILLIALPFSKLMHLFGMFAERYIVNRVYHDPAPGLPNIDVAAARKAGLGVPAGDAAEEGV, from the coding sequence GTGAAGTTATTAATTGGACAAATACTTCCGTATATAACAGTGACCTTGTTTACCCTTGGCATACTTTACCGTTTGGGACGTTGGGCCGGTGCGCGTATTGTGCATAATATTACTCTGTCGCCCTGGCTGCAAACCAATGGCCAGGTTGCCGTGAGGATTGGCTCGGAAGCATTTTTATTCCGCAACTTGTTTAGATTTGATAAAGCCCTGTGGGCCGGTGCCCTGCTGATGCACTTTGCATTGCTTAACATTATTGGCGGGCACATTGTAGGTTTTGGCACTTTGGGTGAAGAGTTCGCAATGATTCCAGGCCTGGGTATTACACCGGAACTCAGTGTGGAAATGTCCGATTTGTTGGGTTCTGTTTTTGGTATATTATTATTTGTTGCTTTATTGTACCTGCTTTACAGGCGTTTTGCCCTGGAAAATGTTAAGCTGGTAACCAAGCCCAGCGATAATCTTTGGCTGATTTACCTGCTGGTGCTGGTGGGTATAGGCAATATTATGCGTTTTGTTCCTGCTTACCATATTCATTATGAACTGGTGTACGAATATATGGCGGCGCTTATCCTGTTCCAGCCCGTGGTGCATATGGAGCTTTTGGAAAGCGGGTTCTTCCTGGCCCACTACTTGTTGGTGCAGATTTTGCTGATTGCATTACCATTCAGTAAGCTGATGCATTTATTCGGCATGTTTGCCGAGCGTTATATTGTCAACCGGGTCTATCATGATCCCGCCCCCGGTTTGCCTAATATTGATGTGGCGGCGGCCCGTAAGGCCGGTCTTGGTGTGCCTGCCGGAGATGCTGCCGAGGAGGGGGTGTAA
- a CDS encoding ATP-binding protein yields MIISVASGKGGTGKTTIATNIALALSANNQGIAYIDCDVEEPNGHIFLNPEMQDAREIYIEVPQIDNEKCTYCGKCADLCAFGALLCTEDSVITFPEFCHGCGGCQYFCPAEAVTPIPKKIGRVEKGLSGNIIFARGCLEVGAALSPPLVDAVKARVNADISILDAPPGTSCPVIHTVRGTDFCLLVTEPTPFGLNDLNLAVQMVRTLRVPCGVLINRAHNGIGLIEQYCQKEKLPLLMTIPLSKRIAEAYSRGVPLVKLDKQWEADFRQLYRDIEELVAG; encoded by the coding sequence ATGATAATTTCGGTGGCCAGTGGTAAGGGCGGTACCGGTAAAACCACTATAGCCACAAATATTGCCTTGGCTCTGTCAGCAAATAACCAAGGGATTGCCTATATTGATTGTGATGTTGAAGAGCCCAATGGACATATTTTTCTTAATCCCGAAATGCAAGATGCCAGGGAAATTTATATTGAAGTGCCCCAGATCGACAATGAAAAATGCACTTATTGTGGCAAGTGCGCTGATTTATGTGCCTTTGGTGCCCTGCTGTGCACCGAGGATAGCGTAATTACCTTTCCTGAATTTTGTCATGGATGCGGCGGCTGCCAATATTTTTGTCCTGCTGAGGCTGTCACTCCTATACCGAAAAAAATCGGCAGGGTAGAAAAGGGTTTATCGGGCAATATAATATTTGCTCGTGGTTGTCTTGAAGTTGGGGCGGCCCTTAGCCCTCCCCTGGTGGATGCGGTTAAAGCCCGGGTCAATGCTGATATTTCAATATTGGATGCGCCTCCGGGCACGTCCTGCCCGGTTATTCATACCGTGCGGGGTACTGATTTTTGTTTATTGGTTACTGAGCCAACCCCCTTTGGTTTAAACGACTTGAATTTAGCTGTACAAATGGTCAGAACATTAAGGGTACCCTGTGGCGTGTTGATCAATCGTGCCCATAACGGCATTGGCTTGATAGAACAATATTGCCAAAAAGAAAAATTGCCCCTGTTAATGACCATACCCCTTAGCAAAAGAATTGCTGAAGCTTATTCCCGGGGGGTGCCCCTTGTTAAGCTGGATAAACAGTGGGAAGCTGACTTCAGGCAGCTATATCGGGATATCGAGGAGCTGGTAGCCGGATGA
- a CDS encoding ATP-binding protein: protein MKEITIISGKGGTGKTSIAASIAVLAENHVIADCDVDAANLHLLLNPCIESKNNFWGMPRVEIDVDKCTGCGLCEELCHYGAIKSGKVDVLCCEGCLVCYHACPEAAVRLVENLAGEWFICSTKFGPFVHARLGIAQDNSGKLVAEVRKQARELADREGKELIITDGPPGIGCPVISSLGGTDLALVVVEPTLSSIHDLSRVLDLTSHFGVKAAVCINKWDINPENTRQVEKMCSEVNVPVVGHIGYDPAVIAAAMKGKPVIQMVSTVVEDIISLWHCMQEELGI, encoded by the coding sequence ATGAAAGAAATAACCATAATCAGCGGTAAGGGCGGCACCGGTAAAACCAGTATTGCCGCCTCAATAGCCGTACTGGCTGAAAATCATGTGATAGCGGACTGTGATGTAGATGCGGCGAATTTGCATCTACTACTAAACCCCTGTATTGAATCTAAAAACAATTTTTGGGGCATGCCCCGGGTTGAAATTGATGTTGATAAGTGCACCGGATGCGGGCTGTGTGAAGAATTATGCCATTACGGTGCTATAAAATCAGGAAAAGTGGATGTGCTGTGCTGCGAGGGCTGTCTGGTGTGCTACCATGCTTGTCCGGAGGCCGCTGTTCGGTTGGTGGAAAATCTAGCCGGAGAATGGTTTATTTGCAGCACTAAGTTTGGTCCCTTTGTACATGCCCGCCTGGGTATAGCCCAGGATAATTCGGGCAAATTAGTAGCTGAAGTGCGCAAGCAGGCTCGGGAATTAGCTGATAGGGAGGGCAAAGAGTTAATCATCACCGATGGTCCGCCGGGTATTGGCTGCCCCGTAATTTCTTCGCTTGGTGGCACAGATCTAGCATTGGTGGTGGTAGAACCCACCCTATCATCCATACATGATTTATCCAGGGTGCTGGATCTAACTTCGCACTTCGGAGTTAAAGCAGCGGTATGTATTAATAAGTGGGATATCAACCCGGAAAATACCAGGCAGGTAGAAAAAATGTGCAGTGAAGTAAATGTACCCGTGGTGGGACATATAGGGTACGACCCCGCTGTCATTGCAGCTGCTATGAAGGGAAAACCTGTTATTCAAATGGTTAGTACTGTAGTTGAGGATATTATTTCCCTATGGCATTGCATGCAGGAAGAATTGGGTATATAG
- a CDS encoding DVU0298 family protein, producing the protein MNEHKRNLMEEYTGRDPRVITTCPFCGLPIERPTEQILRRPMEMPVGSCSCGAVYAYDATGHNLGTAFSEALVFACNMDWDLAWNLLPEDDYLEELVEHYDIESNYIIPVGAYEGRRVSGALYFIRMHNDIQEVTRQGVQKKLDRTRSATVTHPPSARTGIRKNIDKREIEALVNSYQLEPLLDIAEHDKRIIRYLQRMLYTGDELLRLKTTDALGQVCAVIAQYEPGTVSRLLQRLFTSISDAGYGASNWGAIDAIGKIIAASPDIFGGYVPTLFQFLEEEDDKLRPTVLRALGVIARARPDLINKSYSYFIKFIEMDEPLTRGYAIWLIGHLASSKTPRHGTSEVRMKLPDVTGDHRQIRIYAHSVLEEKSISQLATKALEKLGDTN; encoded by the coding sequence ATGAATGAACACAAACGTAACCTGATGGAGGAGTACACGGGCCGGGATCCGCGGGTAATAACAACGTGCCCTTTTTGCGGTTTACCCATTGAAAGGCCCACGGAGCAAATCCTACGCCGGCCGATGGAAATGCCGGTAGGATCATGTTCCTGCGGCGCAGTATACGCTTACGATGCCACCGGGCACAACCTGGGGACTGCTTTTTCAGAAGCGCTTGTCTTTGCTTGTAACATGGATTGGGATTTGGCCTGGAATTTATTACCTGAAGATGACTATCTGGAAGAGCTGGTGGAACATTACGATATTGAAAGCAACTATATAATTCCGGTGGGAGCATACGAGGGCAGACGCGTTTCGGGTGCCCTTTATTTCATTAGGATGCACAATGATATTCAAGAGGTGACCCGCCAGGGCGTACAAAAAAAATTGGATCGTACCAGGTCCGCTACTGTTACACACCCACCTTCCGCCAGAACAGGTATAAGGAAAAATATTGATAAACGGGAAATCGAGGCCTTGGTGAATAGTTATCAATTGGAGCCATTGCTAGATATTGCCGAGCATGACAAAAGAATTATTAGATACCTGCAGCGCATGCTTTATACCGGTGACGAGTTACTTCGTTTAAAAACAACAGATGCTTTGGGGCAAGTCTGCGCCGTTATTGCTCAATATGAGCCCGGCACTGTATCCAGGCTTTTGCAGAGGTTATTTACATCCATCTCCGATGCCGGTTATGGTGCATCGAACTGGGGGGCTATTGATGCCATAGGCAAGATCATCGCAGCCTCTCCAGATATATTTGGTGGCTATGTACCCACCTTATTTCAATTTCTGGAAGAAGAGGATGACAAATTAAGGCCAACAGTGTTAAGAGCACTGGGGGTCATCGCCCGGGCCAGGCCCGACTTGATAAACAAAAGTTACTCATATTTTATAAAATTTATCGAGATGGATGAACCCCTAACCCGGGGCTATGCGATATGGCTTATAGGGCACCTGGCCTCGTCTAAAACTCCCAGGCACGGCACGTCCGAGGTCAGGATGAAATTGCCCGATGTTACTGGTGACCATCGGCAAATAAGGATTTATGCTCATAGCGTTTTAGAGGAGAAAAGCATATCTCAATTGGCCACAAAGGCTCTGGAAAAACTAGGGGACACGAACTAG
- a CDS encoding tetratricopeptide repeat protein: MTTPQDSREFIEEQINMLNENPECANAQYNLGVSLMQQGKLNEAINFFEEAIANSGRMFEACVNLGYIYFKLGDLEKVVEANKKAVEIEPRYARGYANQGFAYLQMSKTDEAIEALNEAIELNPEIVQAWSNLINAYIQKDDLDKAIATGEKLVEFAPEFALGQNNLAFAYYLKDNYEKAIKHVDKAIKLGFGVHPDFLKELEPYRKK; this comes from the coding sequence ATGACCACGCCACAGGATTCCAGAGAGTTTATTGAAGAGCAAATTAATATGCTTAATGAAAACCCGGAATGTGCCAATGCCCAATACAATCTGGGTGTTTCGCTTATGCAGCAGGGTAAATTAAACGAGGCCATTAATTTTTTCGAGGAGGCCATTGCTAACAGTGGCCGAATGTTTGAAGCCTGTGTTAACCTGGGTTATATCTATTTTAAGCTGGGCGACCTGGAAAAGGTCGTCGAGGCCAATAAAAAAGCGGTGGAAATAGAGCCCAGGTATGCTCGGGGCTATGCCAACCAGGGGTTTGCTTATTTGCAGATGAGCAAAACGGATGAAGCCATTGAAGCGCTAAATGAGGCCATTGAATTGAATCCTGAAATTGTTCAGGCCTGGAGCAATCTAATCAACGCTTATATCCAAAAAGATGACCTTGATAAAGCCATTGCCACTGGAGAAAAGTTGGTTGAATTTGCCCCGGAATTTGCCCTGGGACAAAACAATCTCGCATTTGCCTACTATCTGAAAGATAATTATGAAAAAGCTATTAAGCATGTTGATAAAGCCATAAAACTTGGTTTTGGGGTGCACCCCGATTTTCTAAAAGAATTGGAGCCGTATCGTAAAAAATGA
- the dsrB gene encoding dissimilatory-type sulfite reductase subunit beta, which produces MALSLDRLGLYDPKDPLKDRLTDLGPRHFWQYFPPVIQNNYGKWAYHEVLEPGILVHVSETGDKVYTVRCGAARFMTVQHVREICDIADKYCEGSVRFTTRNNIEFLVDSIEKLEALKKDLESRKFVSGSYKFPIGGTGAGVTNIVHTQGYVHCHTPATDASSMVKAVSDELFEYFQGMTLPAKVRVSMACCLNMCGAVHCSDIALLGYHRKPPIIDHEVIDKVCEIPLAIAACPLGAISPDKTPEGGKTVKIKQERCMFCGNCYTMCQALPLSDKEGDGVTILAGGKISNRISKPKFSKVVVPWLPNTFPRFPEVVENVKKILEAYAVDANKYERLGDWAERIGWEKFFEKTGLEFTEHLIDDYRLAYDTWRTSTQFKFTDAAWNVSKAAGGIE; this is translated from the coding sequence ATGGCTTTATCTTTAGATAGACTCGGATTATATGACCCCAAGGATCCCCTGAAGGACAGGCTGACAGACCTGGGTCCCAGACACTTCTGGCAGTACTTCCCTCCTGTCATTCAGAACAACTATGGCAAATGGGCTTACCACGAAGTGTTGGAACCCGGTATTTTAGTGCACGTATCTGAAACCGGTGACAAGGTATACACCGTAAGATGCGGTGCAGCCCGGTTTATGACCGTGCAGCACGTCAGGGAAATCTGCGATATAGCCGATAAATACTGTGAAGGTTCTGTGCGCTTTACCACCCGTAACAACATTGAGTTCCTGGTGGATAGCATTGAGAAGCTGGAAGCTCTGAAGAAAGACCTGGAAAGCCGTAAATTTGTGTCCGGCAGCTACAAGTTCCCCATCGGTGGCACAGGCGCCGGCGTAACCAACATCGTGCATACCCAGGGTTATGTGCACTGCCATACCCCGGCCACTGACGCTTCCTCCATGGTTAAGGCTGTGTCGGACGAATTGTTTGAATACTTCCAGGGCATGACCCTGCCGGCTAAAGTGCGCGTATCCATGGCTTGCTGCCTGAATATGTGCGGTGCCGTGCACTGCTCGGATATCGCTCTGTTGGGTTACCACCGCAAGCCTCCCATTATCGACCACGAAGTTATCGACAAGGTTTGCGAAATTCCGCTGGCCATTGCGGCCTGCCCACTGGGTGCCATTTCTCCGGACAAGACTCCGGAAGGCGGCAAAACCGTCAAAATTAAGCAAGAGCGCTGCATGTTCTGTGGTAACTGCTATACCATGTGCCAGGCTCTGCCCCTTTCCGACAAAGAAGGCGACGGCGTGACCATTCTGGCCGGCGGCAAGATCTCCAACCGGATCAGCAAGCCCAAATTCTCCAAGGTTGTCGTGCCCTGGCTGCCGAACACCTTCCCGAGGTTCCCGGAAGTGGTGGAAAACGTCAAGAAGATCCTGGAAGCCTATGCTGTCGACGCTAACAAGTACGAGCGTCTGGGTGATTGGGCTGAACGGATTGGCTGGGAAAAATTCTTCGAGAAGACCGGCCTGGAATTCACCGAGCACCTCATTGATGACTACCGCTTAGCTTATGATACCTGGCGGACTAGTACTCAGTTCAAATTCACTGATGCTGCCTGGAATGTATCAAAAGCTGCTGGTGGGATAGAATAA
- a CDS encoding YkgJ family cysteine cluster protein, translated as MKQYDDIFKEYEQLVAKADAAFQGMEKDYAACIKCAEQCSDCCSAVFGLFLIESAYLNKQISALDENSRQSIMTCADEADEALLAMEKRLQECGGDPQKLTEAIGKERVRCPLLNDDQRCRLYSARPITCRVYGIPTLINGKVHACFKTGFEKGQSYPAFDLDSVYKELYRLSAKFLERAGVGDPERAALLLSVSKSIKTPLEQLLKLETKQ; from the coding sequence ATGAAACAATATGATGATATATTCAAAGAGTATGAACAGCTGGTAGCCAAGGCAGATGCCGCTTTCCAAGGGATGGAGAAAGATTACGCAGCATGCATCAAGTGTGCGGAGCAATGTTCCGATTGCTGCAGCGCAGTATTTGGACTTTTTTTAATTGAATCAGCTTACCTTAATAAGCAAATCAGTGCTTTGGATGAAAACAGCCGGCAAAGCATCATGACCTGTGCGGATGAGGCAGACGAAGCCCTGCTGGCTATGGAGAAAAGATTGCAGGAATGCGGAGGGGACCCCCAAAAACTTACTGAAGCCATTGGCAAAGAGAGAGTCAGGTGCCCGCTTTTAAATGATGATCAAAGATGCCGGCTATATTCGGCAAGGCCGATTACCTGCCGGGTTTATGGCATTCCCACGCTGATTAACGGTAAAGTGCATGCCTGCTTTAAAACAGGTTTTGAAAAGGGTCAGTCTTATCCTGCATTTGATCTTGACAGTGTATACAAGGAACTTTACCGTTTGTCCGCCAAATTTTTGGAAAGGGCCGGAGTCGGTGATCCGGAGCGTGCTGCATTGCTGCTATCGGTATCTAAATCGATTAAAACTCCTTTGGAACAATTGCTCAAATTAGAAACAAAACAATGA
- a CDS encoding ATP-binding protein, whose translation MYVVTVDRDKCEGCGECVENCPASVLEMEDGKAAVVNADDCLGCETCVSVCPSGAVTVEEN comes from the coding sequence ATGTACGTAGTTACCGTTGACCGTGACAAGTGTGAGGGCTGTGGTGAATGTGTCGAAAATTGCCCGGCATCTGTTCTGGAAATGGAGGACGGTAAAGCTGCTGTGGTTAATGCCGATGACTGCCTCGGTTGCGAGACTTGTGTCAGCGTGTGCCCCAGCGGTGCCGTTACTGTGGAGGAAAATTAA
- a CDS encoding dissimilatory sulfite reductase D family protein: MDEMKKIIVEFAETSKKTKFYFKDIEKAVQKVNPDAKAREIKKACTALINDGTMIYFSTGSSTMYGLKGRGMTEDPE, translated from the coding sequence ATGGACGAAATGAAAAAAATTATTGTTGAATTCGCCGAAACCAGTAAGAAAACCAAGTTTTATTTTAAAGATATTGAAAAAGCCGTACAAAAAGTTAACCCCGATGCCAAAGCAAGGGAAATTAAAAAAGCCTGCACAGCGCTGATTAATGACGGCACCATGATTTATTTCTCCACCGGCAGCAGCACTATGTATGGTCTTAAAGGCAGGGGTATGACTGAAGATCCGGAATAG
- a CDS encoding NifB/NifX family molybdenum-iron cluster-binding protein → MKIAVSAAGSEVSAPAEERFGRCAYFLVFDKQGNLQEVINNEGAASAEGAGIKTTQVLLRHHVDVVLTGRVGPKAMTALSSSGVSVYTGVSGTVAQTLEKYKNGLMEPLAVPNARQHSGIKGSGRVVK, encoded by the coding sequence ATGAAAATAGCGGTTAGCGCCGCCGGTTCGGAGGTCAGTGCACCAGCGGAAGAGCGTTTTGGGCGCTGCGCCTATTTTTTGGTGTTTGATAAGCAGGGCAACCTGCAGGAAGTAATAAATAATGAAGGGGCTGCCAGCGCCGAGGGTGCCGGTATCAAAACCACCCAGGTTTTGTTGCGCCATCATGTGGATGTTGTTTTGACCGGCCGGGTTGGCCCCAAAGCCATGACAGCTCTATCCAGCAGCGGTGTGTCAGTATATACAGGTGTTTCAGGTACCGTTGCTCAGACATTGGAAAAATATAAAAACGGGCTCATGGAGCCGCTGGCTGTGCCCAATGCACGCCAGCACTCAGGAATTAAAGGATCAGGGCGGGTGGTAAAATGA
- the dsrA gene encoding dissimilatory-type sulfite reductase subunit alpha, with product MPFEPKEPQKEIKYQETRIYTDAELNNYTEEELKNFKIKHEIPDLEELEKGPWPSFVADAKQEALRRRKLADDKMLIDRDVVEDMLGQLQVSFDEGETHWKHGGIVGVFGYGGGVIGRYSDLPEKYPSIAHFHTIRVNQPASKFYNSDFLRTVCDMWEYRGSGLMNLHGSTGDMVLLGTTTEQLEPIFFELTHVMGQDIGGSGSNLRTPSCCIGKARCEFACYDTQDLCYELTQYYQDELHRPAFPYKFKFKFDGCPNGCVASIARSDMSFIGTWRDDIRIDQDAVKAYIAGDVIPNGGAHRGRDWGKFDIQKEVIDLCPTKCMSMVDGELVIDNKECTRCMHCINVMPKALKPGKDTGISILFGAKAPILEGAQMATLVVPFMKAEPPYDNIKELIEKVWEFWMEEGKNRERLGEVMQRFGLPKFLEAIGLPPAPQMVKTPRENPYILWKEEDVPGGWTRDIKEYRARHKR from the coding sequence GTGCCTTTTGAGCCAAAAGAACCGCAAAAGGAAATTAAGTACCAAGAGACAAGGATTTATACTGATGCAGAACTAAACAATTATACAGAGGAAGAACTCAAGAATTTTAAGATTAAACATGAAATTCCCGACCTGGAAGAGCTGGAAAAAGGCCCGTGGCCCAGCTTTGTGGCCGATGCCAAGCAGGAAGCCCTGCGTAGAAGGAAACTGGCTGATGACAAAATGCTCATCGACCGGGATGTTGTCGAGGACATGCTTGGCCAGCTTCAAGTATCCTTTGACGAGGGTGAAACCCACTGGAAACACGGCGGTATCGTCGGCGTGTTTGGTTACGGTGGCGGTGTTATCGGCAGATATTCCGACCTGCCGGAAAAATATCCTTCTATCGCCCATTTCCACACTATCCGGGTCAACCAGCCCGCCAGTAAGTTCTATAATTCGGACTTTTTGCGGACTGTCTGTGACATGTGGGAATACCGGGGCAGCGGTTTGATGAACCTGCATGGCTCCACCGGTGACATGGTTCTGCTGGGGACAACCACTGAGCAGTTGGAACCCATTTTCTTTGAGCTGACCCATGTAATGGGCCAGGATATCGGTGGTTCCGGCTCCAACCTGCGCACACCTTCCTGCTGCATAGGTAAAGCCCGCTGCGAGTTTGCCTGCTATGATACACAGGATCTGTGCTATGAACTGACCCAATACTATCAAGACGAGCTGCACCGCCCGGCTTTCCCGTACAAATTTAAGTTTAAGTTTGACGGCTGCCCGAACGGCTGCGTGGCTTCCATTGCCCGTTCCGATATGTCCTTTATCGGTACCTGGAGAGATGATATCCGCATTGACCAGGATGCGGTTAAAGCTTACATCGCCGGTGATGTAATACCCAACGGCGGTGCGCACAGGGGAAGAGATTGGGGTAAATTTGATATTCAAAAAGAAGTTATAGATCTGTGCCCCACCAAGTGCATGTCCATGGTTGACGGCGAGCTTGTGATTGACAACAAAGAATGCACCCGCTGCATGCACTGCATCAACGTTATGCCCAAGGCGCTAAAACCCGGTAAAGATACCGGTATCAGTATCCTTTTTGGAGCTAAGGCACCGATTCTCGAGGGCGCTCAAATGGCTACTCTCGTCGTTCCTTTCATGAAGGCCGAACCGCCTTATGATAACATTAAAGAGCTCATCGAGAAAGTATGGGAATTCTGGATGGAAGAAGGTAAAAACCGCGAGCGTCTGGGTGAAGTGATGCAGCGCTTTGGTCTGCCGAAATTCCTTGAAGCAATTGGATTGCCACCGGCGCCGCAGATGGTTAAAACTCCGCGTGAAAACCCGTACATCCTTTGGAAGGAAGAGGACGTACCCGGCGGCTGGACTAGGGATATCAAAGAATATCGGGCCAGACATAAGAGATAG
- a CDS encoding FmdB family zinc ribbon protein has protein sequence MPIFEFRCLKCGNIFEKLFITRQEEFVVHCPECNADSLERVISKTNYVMGPGKDGGKAKMTTKSCGSGNSCTSFEIPGPE, from the coding sequence ATGCCTATCTTTGAATTTCGATGTTTAAAATGCGGCAATATTTTTGAGAAACTTTTTATTACCAGACAGGAAGAATTTGTGGTGCATTGCCCGGAGTGCAATGCGGATTCCTTGGAGCGCGTAATCAGCAAAACCAATTATGTTATGGGGCCCGGCAAAGACGGAGGCAAAGCCAAGATGACTACAAAATCATGCGGTTCCGGCAACAGCTGCACGTCTTTTGAGATACCCGGTCCCGAGTGA
- a CDS encoding Mrp/NBP35 family ATP-binding protein, producing the protein MSQDEKCSSCNQKTEGCSPDKCGIDILPQNEYNDIKHVIAVMSGKGGVGKSSVSALVALSLANKGYQVGVLDADITGPSIPKMFGVSGVPQHDENVMYAKMTEKGIKIMSLNLLLENEDQPVIWRGPIIAGAVKQFWTDVAWGKVDFMVVDLPPGTGDVPLTVMQSLPLDGVIIVTSPQDLANMVVRKAVNMVNHMNIPVLGFVENMSYLRCPDCGKEIKVFGESHAASLATSMGLRLLENLPIDPALAELSDAGQIEKYDRELFKGLDDIIINRVTSVS; encoded by the coding sequence ATGTCACAAGACGAAAAATGCAGCAGCTGCAATCAGAAAACCGAGGGATGTTCGCCGGATAAATGTGGTATTGATATTTTGCCCCAAAATGAATATAACGACATTAAGCACGTTATTGCTGTAATGAGCGGCAAGGGTGGGGTGGGTAAATCTTCGGTTTCCGCTCTGGTGGCGTTAAGCCTGGCCAATAAAGGTTACCAGGTAGGGGTACTGGATGCCGATATCACCGGGCCCAGCATTCCTAAAATGTTTGGTGTCAGTGGTGTCCCCCAGCATGATGAAAATGTAATGTATGCTAAAATGACGGAAAAAGGCATTAAAATCATGTCACTGAACCTGCTGCTGGAAAATGAGGATCAGCCGGTAATCTGGCGCGGTCCCATAATTGCCGGTGCCGTTAAACAATTTTGGACCGATGTTGCCTGGGGTAAAGTTGACTTTATGGTGGTGGACCTGCCACCGGGAACTGGCGATGTGCCCTTAACAGTTATGCAGTCATTGCCCCTCGATGGCGTGATTATTGTAACCTCACCCCAGGACCTGGCCAATATGGTGGTGCGTAAAGCTGTCAACATGGTCAATCACATGAATATACCAGTGCTGGGGTTTGTGGAAAATATGAGCTATCTGCGCTGCCCGGACTGTGGCAAGGAAATCAAGGTATTTGGCGAAAGTCACGCTGCCTCTCTGGCCACATCCATGGGCTTGCGCCTTTTGGAAAATCTACCTATTGATCCCGCTCTGGCAGAGTTAAGCGATGCCGGTCAGATAGAAAAGTACGACCGTGAGCTGTTTAAAGGTCTGGATGACATAATTATTAACAGGGTAACCAGCGTTTCCTAA